Proteins encoded together in one Campylobacter concisus window:
- a CDS encoding pyridoxal-5'-phosphate-dependent protein, whose amino-acid sequence MAAKIFSAVDILSIIDLEIAFIKRYKNVKDYAKNLSLIYFSLPNSKEYGEIFEKILRQTDVVIRENEHYVVVLHGTNERGASELLTGIQEFLNAEPIDLVVTYPKDGKDAKELAIKLQDEIKDNYGVLLEMLVNQDKFEVFESII is encoded by the coding sequence ATGGCGGCAAAAATCTTCTCAGCAGTTGATATTTTATCAATAATCGATCTTGAGATAGCTTTTATAAAGCGATACAAAAACGTAAAGGACTATGCGAAAAATTTATCTCTGATATATTTTTCTTTGCCAAATAGTAAAGAATATGGCGAAATTTTTGAAAAAATCCTAAGACAAACAGACGTTGTCATAAGAGAAAATGAACACTACGTAGTCGTGCTTCACGGCACAAACGAAAGAGGCGCTAGCGAGCTACTAACTGGCATACAAGAGTTTTTAAACGCTGAGCCGATCGATCTAGTAGTTACCTATCCAAAAGATGGAAAAGACGCAAAAGAGCTTGCTATAAAACTTCAAGATGAGATAAAAGATAACTACGGTGTCTTGCTTGAGATGCTTGTAAATCAAGATAAATTTGAAGTTTTTGAAAGTATAATTTAA